One Branchiostoma lanceolatum isolate klBraLanc5 chromosome 18, klBraLanc5.hap2, whole genome shotgun sequence DNA window includes the following coding sequences:
- the LOC136424828 gene encoding E3 ubiquitin-protein ligase TRIM56-like, whose product MACSSVTDNMGEDFLECQICLDELKQTKMLPCLHTFCLPCLERVLETEPGGTLSCPTCRLHVPLPEDGGREFKNNACVRKLQEAAQKPLKSVSFSTQEPETACTACDTGSQSRYYCIDCTDYLCQVCTDAHGRMKVFQSHRVVTVGDLRSSRVADDLRSRETSKCPCHNEVNKFYCVTCLSVICLHCVVVNHKDHDYLEIQEAAEKERAKLGEKLTAVQRHVEQQEQWLEQAKPLKNSWPSQLERCTDDINVQAERMIQAVVKVKEEKIAILCTTSTAREKQLHDAIDAAEKRLAAFKSYVNFADTMLQYGSPAELLSAAGDLKDWLEQCPSEKYPIEPIKALTSLRFDSPTNDLDEAVATLFGGIKQVRISLPGPCETKVRSNKVTSRGNRQAQLIKASGTKGMDDMEFRCPLSLALSIDDDIIVADRDNDRLQVLRKSGTFLGTVEMSFQPQAVAALPNGELLVTGDKHNIHVIDKHGRQARVMKVGGATEKDEVTNGIAVDRHGRVIVSIAYQIFILNMEGEVTLKFGDKDSLNYVLWITSNGSNQIVVSDELNHSVKVFDSTGHPLFSCGSGEGDGQLYHPVSVITDKEDNIIVADNKNNRVSMFGRDGTFVRQVLTAEAHRIMEPLGLTMTHDGLLVVSGRSYEEGCIKIFRLS is encoded by the coding sequence ATGGCGTGCAGCTCAGTCACAGACAATATGGGGGAAGACTTCTTGGAGTGTCAGATCTGTCTGGATGAGTTGAAGCAGACGAAGATGCTGCCGTGTCTCCATACTTTCTGTCTGCCGTGTTTGGAGAGAGTTTTGGAGACAGAGCCTGGAGGGACGCTGTCCTGTCCGACGTGCCGTCTACACGTGCCCCTCCCCGAAGATGGCGGCCGAGAATTCAAAAACAACGCCTGTGTAAGGAAGCTTCAAGAGGCCGCACAGAAACCGCTTAAATCGGTGTCTTTCTCAACACAGGAACCGGAGACAGCCTGCACTGCATGTGACACCGGATCTCAGTCTAGATACTACTGCATAGACTGTACGGACTACTTGTGTCAGGTATGTACGGACGCGCACGGCCGTATGAAGGTATTCCAGTCACACAGGGTTGTGACAGTGGGAGACCTCAGGTCAAGTAGGGTCGCAGACGATCTACGATCCAGGGAGACTTCCAAGTGCCCTTGTCACAACGAGGTGAACAAGTTCTATTGCGTCACATGTCTCAGTGTCATATGTCTGCACTGTGTTGTCGTAAATCATAAAGATCACGACTACTTAGAGATCCAAGAGGCAGCTGAGAAGGAAAGGGCAAAGCTCGGTGAGAAACTGACTGCGGTACAACGACATGTAGAACAACAGGAACAGTGGCTGGAGCAGGCAAAACCGCTGAAAAACTCGTGGCCATCACAGCTAGAGCGGTGTACCGACGACATCAACGTACAAGCAGAAAGAATGATCCAAGCAGTGGTGAAGGTAAAAGAAGAGAAAATTGCCATACTTTGCACTACAAGCACTGCAAGAGAGAAACAGCTACATGACGCCATTGATGCGGCTGAAAAGAGACTCGCTGCTTTCAAGAGTTACGTAAACTTCGCGGACACAATGCTGCAGTATGGGAGTCCGGCAGAGTTGCTCTCAGCGGCAGGGGACTTGAAAGACTGGCTCGAACAATGTCCCAGCGAAAAATATCCGATTGAGCCTATCAAAGCTTTAACAAGCCTGCGTTTTGACTCACCGACCAATGATTTAGATGAAGCAGTGGCAACGTTGTTTGGTGGTATCAAGCAGGTTCGTATAAGCTTACCAGGACCCTGTGAAACAAAGGTGAGATCAAACAAAGTAACTTCCCGTGGAAATAGGCAGGCACAGCTTATCAAGGCTTCGGGTACCAAGGGCATGGACGACATGGAATTCCGTTGTCCTCTCTCTCTTGCTCTTTCTATAGATGATGATATAATAGTTGCGGATAGGGACAACGACAGACTACAAGTTTTGAGGAAAAGCGGTACTTTTCTGGGAACGGTAGAAATGAGCTTCCAGCCTCAGGCTGTAGCGGCTCTGCCAAACGGCGAACTTTTAGTGACCGGAGACAAACACAACATCCACGTTATTGACAAACATGGGAGGCAGGCGCGCGTCATGAAAGTGGGAGGAGCTACGGAAAAAGACGAAGTCACGAACGGCATTGCCGTGGACAGACATGGCAGAGTCATCGTGTCAATCGCTTATCAAATATTCATACTGAACATGGAAGGCGAAGTGACCCTTAAGTTCGGAGATAAAGATAGTCTGAACTACGTTCTTTGGATTACCAGTAACGGCAGCAACCAGATCGTTGTGAGTGACGAACTGAACCATAGCGTGAAAGTGTTTGACTCCACGGGACACCCCTTGTTTTCCTGTGGATCAGGAGAGGGAGACGGACAGTTGTACCATCCTGTGAGCGTAATCACGGACAAGGAGGACAACATCATCGTGGCAGACAACAAAAATAACCGCGTGTCTATGTTTGGCCGAGACGGAACCTTCGTTAGACAGGTTCTGACGGCCGAAGCGCACAGAATCATGGAACCACTGGGACTGACGATGACACATGATGGGCTTCTGGTGGTTTCTGGTCGAAGCTACGAGGAGGGATGCATCAAGATATTCAGACTGTCGTAA
- the LOC136424684 gene encoding histamine N-methyltransferase-like — MWDSLADGGSMVVMIESGESNLGRWRLKVLEALGVPEDKRMATCLRVSSDVMKILDDNDIHYSVTPTSPEDIDVTECFKEESESGELLLDFLIQTAYASLNPELRSVLLQYLDSPEFFTKANDRVAMTQYTDVIVAKKKI, encoded by the exons ATGTGGGACTCCCTCGCGGACGGCGGGAGCATGGTCGTAATGATAGAATCAG GTGAAAGCAACCTCGGTAGGTGGCGCCTCAAAGTACTGGAAGCTCTTGGGGTCCCTGAAGACAAGCGAATGGCAACCTGCCTGCGGGTGTCATCTGACGTCATGAAGATTCTAGACGACAATGACATCCACTACAGCGTCACGCCCACCTCTCCAGAGGACATTGACGTCACCGAATGCTTCAAGGAAGAGTCTGAATCTGGAGAGTTGCTTCTGGATTTCTTGATACAAACCGCTTACGCGTCTTTAAACCCAGAATTAAGATCAGTTCTGTTACAGTACTTGGACAGCCCTGAATTTTTCACCAAGGCCAATGACAGGGTAGCCATGACACAGTATACAGATGTCATAGTAgctaagaaaaaaatctaa
- the LOC136423754 gene encoding uncharacterized protein isoform X2, producing the protein METVVTGELGGIARRRQHYEIAYRSYLDACSGRQYYLQLLGEADSVILRKLQEIHHNTHVIVVEPSEDYISEYKEQEEHEPHIGRLTFDWLQQRAEEYFSQEASVT; encoded by the exons ATGGAGACGGTAGTGACTGGAGAACTAGGAGGGATCGCGCGGCGCCGCCAGCACTATGAGATTGCCTACAGGTCGTACCTGGACGCCTGCAGTGGACGTCAGTACTACTTACAGTTACTGG GTGAAGCTGATAGCGTCATCCTCCGAAAGCTGCAGGAGATCCACCATAACACACACGTCATCGTTGTGGAACCGTCTGAGGACTACATTTCTGAATACAAG GAACAAGAGGAGCATGAGCCTCACATCGGCAGGTTGACCTTTGATTGGCTACAACAAAGAGCGGAGGAGTACTTCTCACAGGAGGCAAGTGTCACCTGA
- the LOC136423754 gene encoding histamine N-methyltransferase-like isoform X1, producing the protein METVVTGELGGIARRRQHYEIAYRSYLDACSGRQYYLQLLGETTATAADVDVDGCFRVLSIGGGSGEADSVILRKLQEIHHNTHVIVVEPSEDYISEYKEQEEHEPHIGRLTFDWLQQRAEEYFSQEASVT; encoded by the exons ATGGAGACGGTAGTGACTGGAGAACTAGGAGGGATCGCGCGGCGCCGCCAGCACTATGAGATTGCCTACAGGTCGTACCTGGACGCCTGCAGTGGACGTCAGTACTACTTACAGTTACTGGGTGAGACTACAGCTACTGCTGCGGATGTTGATGTTGACGGCTGTTTCCGTGTCTTAAGCATCGGTGGCGGGTCGG GTGAAGCTGATAGCGTCATCCTCCGAAAGCTGCAGGAGATCCACCATAACACACACGTCATCGTTGTGGAACCGTCTGAGGACTACATTTCTGAATACAAG GAACAAGAGGAGCATGAGCCTCACATCGGCAGGTTGACCTTTGATTGGCTACAACAAAGAGCGGAGGAGTACTTCTCACAGGAGGCAAGTGTCACCTGA
- the LOC136424316 gene encoding protein FAM167A-like: MTAAMGEIQSDISDLAQLKAMTTKLNLMTRRPSYVEWRKQLERPRPRLGRVPEGESRGDEERREDIDRALNWLRRELIDMRSQDQALARQLMNLRKEIHRLKLQKSCNEHQDMLEEVQEMLEDQDELSDLSCDMPINGFHRNLGTPLRQFGVTKMNINSRRFSLC; encoded by the exons ATGACTGCAGCAATGGGAGAGATTCAGAGCGACATCTCGGACTTGGCTCAGCTGAAGGCCATGACCACAAAGCTGAACTTGATGACGCGCCGGCCGTCGTACGTCGAGTGGCGGAAGCAGCTGGAGAGACCTCGGCCCAGACTCGGCAGGGTGCCCGAGGGCGAGAGCCGAGGGGACGAGGAGAGGAGAGAGGACATCGATCGGGCTCTGAACTGGCTACGACGAGAACTG ATCGACATGCGGTCCCAGGACCAGGCCCTGGCGCGCCAACTGATGAACCTGCGCAAGGAGATCCACCGGCTCAAGCTACAGAAGAGCTGCAACGAACACCAGGACATGCTCGAGGAAGTGCAGGAGATGCTGGAGGACCAAGACGAGTTGTCGGACTTGTCGTGTGACATGCCAATCAACGGTTTCCATAGAAACCTGGGCACGCCCCTTCGCCAGTTTGGCGTCACCAAGATGAACATTAACTCAAGAAGATTTTCCCTGTGTTGA